The following are encoded together in the Microtus pennsylvanicus isolate mMicPen1 chromosome 8, mMicPen1.hap1, whole genome shotgun sequence genome:
- the Tektl1 gene encoding tektin-like protein 1 has protein sequence MPVVLPSTDRGQDSRVGAPEWRQAAQATSRKAHLLTDRCGQEAVTMWQPKDSVLDPNLARHLGRAAYMEPWRFRVEMLKGGGTLEKPPPGEGVTLWKGKMKPPAWYARLPLPMHRDARAQQTAEVVHAHARGVRLTAARLGRAQHQINGQLRLLLRQREASDRRLSEVRKGLLINQQSVKLRGYRPKSEKIPDKADSMLVWEKEELKSMKRKMEKDMEKSETLLKALASCRDNLDFYYQERLQAVDLMNQPLDKVLEQAGRHSWVDITRPPTPRTQGLKTPPPDPVGTYTPACAKALFEAKRLLMESKDTLAEMAKNEMDIQNQQQEISDRVCGTLAQKMRETSELKERMTMTLGLMRGTIHRCMKFNQEMYVTRGLIKGPLLKKNLEAREKLNRPLVRMYQRHVGTQLPEATRLAQGTDKLMRHNLHMEKNLEALRTTHDNLAWSLNCKKIGHDVDYDVVRLRLRQRHPHVCYAQAQNLVNDWDPRTPPRNRTSTVPK, from the exons ATGCCTGTGGTGCTACCCTCCACCGACCGCGGCCAGGACTCGCGCGTCGGGGCTCCAGAATGGCGCCAAGCAGCCCAGGCCACTTCACGCAAGGCGCACCTTCTGACCGATCGCTGCGGGCAGGAGGCGGTGACCATGTGGCAGCCCAAAGACAGTGTGCTAGACCCGAACTTGGCTCGCCACCTGGGCCGCGCCGCCTACATGGAGCCCTGGCGCTTTCGCGTGGAGATGCTGAAAGGCGGCGGCACCCTGGAGAAGCCACCGCCCGGAGAAGGCGTCACTCTGTGGAAAGGGAAGATGAAGCCCCCGGCCTGGTACGCGCGCCTACCGCTGCCTATGCACCGCGACGCGCGTGCCCAGCAGACCGCCGAGGTtgtgcacgcgcacgcgcgcggGGTGCGCCTCACTGCCGCCCGCCTAGGCCGCGCGCAGCACCAGATCAATGGGCAACTGCGGCTTTTGCTGCGCCAGCGCGAAGCCAGCGATCGCAGACTCAGCGAGGTGCGCAAGGGCCTGCTCATAAACCAGCAGAGCGTCAAGTTGCGGGGCTACCGACCCAAGTCCGAGAAG ATTCCAGACAAGGCTGACAGCATGCTGGTCTGGGAGAAAGAGGAGCTGAAGTCcatgaagagaaaaatggagaaagacatgGAGAAATCGGAGACCTTGCTCAAG gcTCTGGCCTCCTGCCGGGACAATCTGGACTTCTACTATCAGGAAAGGCTTCAAGCTGTGGATCTCATGAACCAGCCGCTGGACAAGGTTCTGGAGCAAGCTGGCCGCCACTCCTGGGTGGACATCACCCGACCCCCAACTCCTCGAACTCAGGGCCTGAAAACACCTCCCCCTGACCCTGTGGGCACATATACCCCAG CCTGTGCTAAGGCCTTGTTTGAAGCCAAGCGCTTGTTGATGGAGTCCAAAGACACCTTAGCGGAGATGGCAAAGAATGAGATGGACATTCAAAATCAGCAACAGGAGATCAGCGACCGTGTATGCGGCACACTGGCGCAGAAGATGCGTGAGACCTCGGAGTTGAAG GAAAGAATGACCATGACTTTGGGGCTAATGAGGGGAACTATCCACCGGTGCATGAAATTCAATCAAGAGATGTATGTCACGAGGGGCCTTATCAAG GGTCCtctgttgaaaaaaaatctgGAGGCTCGAGAGAAGCTGAACAGACCCTTGGTTCGCATGTATCAGAGACACGTGGGCACCCAGCTCCCCGAGGCTACGCGCCTTGCCCAG GGTACTGACAAGCTGATGCGCCACAACTTGCACATGGAAAAGAATTTAGAAGCGCTCCGCACAACACACGACAACCTCGCCTGGAGCCTCAACTGCAAAAAGATAGGACATGACGTCGACTACGATGTCGTGCGCCTGCGCCTGCGCCAGCGCCACCCACATGTGTGCTATGCGCAGGCACAGAACCTGGTCAACGACTGGGACCCTCGCACACCACCGCGCAACCGAACCAGTACTGTTCCCAAGTGA